DNA from Prevotella melaninogenica:
AAGGTAAACTATTGATTACCAATTACGGTAGAACTGCTATTCGTGACTTCGATTATACACTTTCTTTCAATGGCAAGGAGCTGATGTCGAAGAATTATGTCCTTACAAATCCATTGAACCGCATGGAGGGAACAACGATAGAAATTGATATCCCTCCTCATACACAGGTTTCAGAAACCGACCTTTTGTTTACAATTACAAAGGTAAATGGAGAGTTGAATAGTGCTACTTTCAACTATGCTACGCTTCCGAGAGTAACTGTTACAAAGGTGCCTCATAGAAAAGTTGTAGTTGAAGAATACACTGGAATGTGGTGTGGATTTTGTCCGCGTGGTATTGCACTTATGGAGAATTTGGCACGTAAATATGGTGAAGACTTCATTGGTATTGCTATCCATACTGGAGGTAGAGCTGATCCACTAACTTGTACGGACTATGCATGGAAAGCTACAGATTACAGAAGTCGCCCTTCACTTGATATGAATAGAAACCTTTTACTGGGTTATTTCAAAGCACAAACTGAGTTTGAAGAGGAACGCTCAAAAGGAGCGGATATGGACATTACCGTATCAGCTGTATGGGATAAGGAAAAGAACAATATTACTGTAACTCCCTGTGTCACTTTCTGTGTGAATCGAGATGAAGCCCCTTATGGCTTTGCTTATGTGCTGACGGAAGATGGTATGTCTAATCCTAACTGGGTACAATACAACAATTATTCAGGTAGTACGGATGATCGTGGTATCACAAAAGAATTTGATTATTTTATAGATGCTCCTCGAGATATTCGTAATCTTGAAAATAACTTTGTTGCTATTGCAGCAGAAGGAGTAAAAGCTCCTTTGACAGGCTATATCAAGACTCCGATTAAGGCAGACGAACCCCAGAGCCATACATATATCTTTAAGAATATTTCTAATAAGAAGATAATACAAGACAAGTCGAAGTTGAAAGTCTGCGTTCTGCTGATTAATAAGACTACTGGGCGCATTGAGAATGCTGCCAAGTGTACGATTTCTGAGCCAAATACTACTGCAATCTCTTCTTTGTCACAGGGAGAAGGACAGGTTGTAGAGACAGCACGTTATACACTTG
Protein-coding regions in this window:
- a CDS encoding thioredoxin family protein, whose product is MLHKFYTLFIALIAVFCCAVNVKADGYTLIPSTGQKVYVPITAKSAKGKLLITNYGRTAIRDFDYTLSFNGKELMSKNYVLTNPLNRMEGTTIEIDIPPHTQVSETDLLFTITKVNGELNSATFNYATLPRVTVTKVPHRKVVVEEYTGMWCGFCPRGIALMENLARKYGEDFIGIAIHTGGRADPLTCTDYAWKATDYRSRPSLDMNRNLLLGYFKAQTEFEEERSKGADMDITVSAVWDKEKNNITVTPCVTFCVNRDEAPYGFAYVLTEDGMSNPNWVQYNNYSGSTDDRGITKEFDYFIDAPRDIRNLENNFVAIAAEGVKAPLTGYIKTPIKADEPQSHTYIFKNISNKKIIQDKSKLKVCVLLINKTTGRIENAAKCTISEPNTTAISSLSQGEGQVVETARYTLDGRRITTPQKGVNIVKYSDGRVSKEVVTQ